The window TCGGCGGTGATCCTGCTGATCTGGTGGCTGGTGGTCAGCGATCGCCCGGAAGAAGCGCGTTGGTTGCCCGAGAAGGAAAAGACCTGGCTGCTCAGCCAGCTGGGACGTGAACGTGCGGCAGTGCGCTCTGTCGCGTCGGTGAGTAAAGCACCTTTAAAAGCGGTGTTTCGCAATCCGGGGCTGATGAAGCTGGTGGCGCTGAATTTCTTCTACCAGACCGGGGATTACGGCTACACCCTGTGGTTGCCCAGTATTCTGAAAAACCTGACCGGATCGAACATGGCGGGTATTGGGCTGCTGGCGGCATTGCCCTTTGTCGCGACCATTCTGGGTATCTATGCGATTTCATGGTTAAGCGACCGCACCGGCAAACGTCGTCTGTGGGTGATGGTGTCGCTGTTCTGCTTTGCGGCAGCGCTGCTGGCTTCGGTGATTCTGCACAGCAACGTGGTAGCGGCCTATCTCGCATTGGTGGTCTGTGGTTTCTTCCTGAAGGCCGCCACCAGCCCGTTCTGGTCAATTCCTGGACGCATTGCCGCGCCAGAAGTTGCGGGTAGCGCGCGTGGGGTGATCAATGGCCTCGGTAACCTGGGAGGATTCTGCGGGCCTTATCTGGTCGGGATTATGACCATGCTTTATGGACAGAATGTCGCGGTCTGCTGGCTGGCGGGTTCGCTGGTGGTGGCGGGTTTGCTGACCACCACGTTACCCAAAGCCTGTGACCTGAAGCCGTCAGAAGGGTTGGGGGATATGCAGCAGGATAACCTGGCGACGTATAAACATTAACGACATATTTTGTAGCGGCGCGATTTATCGCGCGCCTTTTGGCCAGGGCGCAGTTGAAAGCAGCGCAATAAATTGCGCTGCTACAAATTTGAGCAAGAGGGACGTCAGCAGTATTACCAGCCTTTAATAATATCGCCTTTATAGATTTCATTGGCTTTATTGAGAACTTCCGGGGACTGGAATGCTTCTTTCAGCTTCTGAATATTCGGACTGTCTTTATTGTCTTCACGCGCCACAATCGCGTTCACATAAGGTGACGCCTTGCCTTCCATAAACATGCCATCGCGCGAAGCGGACAGATTCGCCAGTGCCGCGAAGTTGTTATTAATGATGGAGACGTAAACCTGCGGATCGTCGAGAGTACGCGCCAGCTGCGGGGTATCCACCTCAACAAACTTCAGGTTTTTCGGGTTAGCGGTGATGTCCAGCGTGGTTGGCAACAGGCCCGCTTCCGGTTTCACGCTAATCAGCCCCTGCGCCTGTAACAACAGCAGGCTGCGTCCGAGGGTGGTGGCTTCGTTGGAAATGGTGATGGTTGCGCCATCAGGCAGATCTTTTAATGATTTGATTTTGCGTGAATAGCCTGCGATGGGGAAAACAAAGGTATTGGTGATCACGGCAAAATGATAACCACGTTCTTTTGACTGCATCTCCAGATAGGGCAGGCTCTGGAAGGCGTTGGCATCGACGTCTTTGTTGAACAGCGCTTCGTTAGGCTGGACATAGTCGTTAAAGGCCACCACATCGACATCCAGATGATATTTATCGTGAGCAACCTGCTTCACGGTGTCCCACAGCGCCTGATCTGGTCCGGTGTTGATCGCCACTTTAACACTGTTGTTGCTGTCTTTATTGCAGGCACTGAGCAGCGTCACTGAAGCAGCCAGCAGCACGGAGACTAATTTCTTATTCATAACGAAGTTCCTTTCTAAAAACGGCGCAGCCCAAATGGGGCAGGTGACGCACTATAATCTACATCTGGACGTCTGTACATCCAGATGGAAATCGTTTGCTGAAAATTACAGCGTCATGCTGTGCCATTTTTTCTCAGCCCCCATCCTGACGATTTCGCCAGTTTTGAAAAGCCGCTGACCTGTTTTTCGCCGATAATGGCGTGCCAAAACTTCGCTTAAATTCCAGGGAATCTCACGATGTTTCACCTGATTTTCAGCCTGCCTGGCTGGTATGTCATCGCACGTTTTATCGCTCCCCTGGCGTTGCCGCTGGGTGTGAAGCTCCTTTTCTCCGCCGTGGTGTTGCTTGCCACGCAGTATCTGTTCTTCAGTCGTTTTACCTCCGGCAGCATCATGTCGCCGGAAATGCCGCGTCCGGTGATTATTCTGTTCAACTGGGCGTTCTGCGCGGTGCTGTTTCTCGCCATGCTTCAGGTCGTCATCGACGCAGTAGGGCTGATTGCGCTGCTGGCAGGGCATCCGCTGGTGATTGCGCCGGAAGTACGCTATCTGGCGGGCGGGTTCGCCATGCTGCTGGCGGCGGTGGGGGTGCATCAGGCGATACGTGTCCCCCCGGTGAAAGACGTGGTCTTCAGCATTAAAAACCTGCCTGCTGAATTTGAGGGGTATCAGCTGTTGCAGCTGACGGATCTGCATATCAGCAAACTGTTCAATGGAAAATGGACAGCGAAAATGGTGGAGAAGGCGATGGCGCTGGAGGTGGATCTGATTGTTGTCACCGGCGATGTGATTGATGGCACGCTGAACAATCGCCGTGATGACGTTGCGCCATTGCAGGGACTGAACGCGCCCGATGGGGTGTTTGCCATCACCGGTAACCACGAATATTTTTTTGAGCAGGCGCGCTGGACGGAACATCTCGCCTCGCTGGGGCTGAAGCCCTTGCTTAACAGCCATACGGTGGTGACCCGCGATGATGCCAGCCTGGTGATTGTCGGGGTGACGGATGCATCGGCACCCAACAGAGGCGCACCGGGGCCGGATTTGACTCGTGCATTGTCGGGCGCACCCATCAATGCGCCAGTGGTGTTGCTGGATCATCAACCGCGCAATGCCCGCCAGAATGCGGCGCAAGGGGCGGATGTACAGCTATCCGGCCATACCCACGGTGGCTTAATTGCCGGGTTCGATCGCCTGTTCGCCAAACCCAATGGTGGGTTTGTTTCCGGGCTTTATGCCGTCGAGGGTATGCAGCTTTATGTGAATAACGGGACCGCGCTGTGGCCGGGCATGGCCGTGCGCTTAGGCCGTCCTTCTGAACTGACGCGCATTACGCTCAAACGGGCAAATTAAGCGACGGGGGCGCGCAAGGTGCCCCCATTTTTTAAGATTGATTGGTATCGTTTCCACTAAATCCTCGTGTCATGAAATTTCCTCTTCAATGGAATAATCCTGAATTGCCACTTCATCGAGAATGAAAACAATAACATATTGATTGTTATCTTTATTTTTAAAATACATGGAAAGATCGCACAGAATTATAATGTAAATCCTTTGTGATAGCGTTTACACTAATGATGTAAATTCTTTACAGTTGTCACGTTTTTCCCTTCAAGGTTAATAAAATGTCACGGGCATCCCGAATTCTAAATTTGTTAACACTCATCTTTTCAGTGGTTTGTGCTGCATGGCTGCTGATTGGTGGTGTCTGGTTACTGTCGCTGGGCGGCAGTGCTTATTACCTGATTAGCGGTCTGGCAATGGCGGCGTTTAGCTGGCTGTTGCTGAAAAGAAAGCGCAGCGCGCTCTATCTTTACGCCGCGATTCTGTTTCTTACTGCTATCTGGGCCTGGCATGAAGCCGGGAGCGATTACTGGACGCTGGTTCCGCGTCTGGATATTTGGGTGTTGCTAGGTATCTGGCTCATCCTGCCTTTCAGCTATCGTCAATTCTCCACCAGCAACAAAAAACCGTTGGGTGCGATGCTGGTTGCTCTGCTGGTTAACGTAGCGTTGCTGGCGGGTTCAGCGATGCACGATCCGCAGGAAATCAACGGCGAACTGCCGCTGACCGATAAAGCGCCTGCCGCTTCAACGGTTCCGGCGGAAGACTGGACGGCGTATGGTCGTACTCAGGAAGGGGTTCGCTACTCACCGCTGCAACAAATCAATGAGCACAACGTTAAAGATTTGCAGGTTGCCTGGCAGTTTGAGACTGGCGATCACAAAACTGCAAATGACCCTGGTGAGATCACTAACGAAGTAACGCCACTGAAAGTCGGCAACATGCTGTATCTCTGCACGCCGCACCAAATCCTGATTGCTCTGGATGCGGCCAGCGGTAAAGAGAAATGGCGCTTCGATCCCAAACTGAAATCGGACCCGACGTTCCAGCATATTACCTGCCGTGGCGTCTCTTACCATGAAATGCCGATTGCAGCTGAAAGCAACGCCAGCCAGCCTGCCAGCTGTGCACGCCGTATTTTCCTGCCGGTGGATGATGGTCGCCTGTTTGCGCTCGATGCGCAGACTGGTGAGCGTTGCCAGACTTTCGCCAACAATGGCGAACTGAATCTGCAACATCAGCAGCCGAATGCCTATCCGGGTGGCTATGAGCCGACATCTCCGCCGATCGTGACCAATAATATGGTTATCGTGGCAGGTTCAGTAACGGATAACCTGTCTACCCGCGAGCCTTCAGGTGTAATCCGTGGTTTTGATATCAACAGCGGCAAACTGGTTTGGGCGTTCGATCCCGGCGCGAAAGATCCGAATGCGCTGCCTGCGGATGGCGAGACGTTTACCGCCAACTCACCGAACTCCTGGGCACCGGCAGCTTACGATGCCAAACGCGACATCATCTATCTGCCGATGGGGGTATCGACGCCGGATATCTGGGGTGGCAATCGCACCGCCGATCAGGAACGTTTCGCCAGTGGCCTGTTAGCGCTGCATGCCTCCACCGGTAAACTGGCCTGGTTCTATCAGACCGTACACCACGATCTGTGGGATATGGATCTGCCGTCACAGCCGACCCTGGCGGATATCACCGACAAAGACGGTAACGCGGTTCCGGTGGTGTATGTCCCGGCTAAAACCGGCAACATTTTTGTTCTGAACCGTGAAACCGGTAAGCCAGTGGTCCCGGCGCCGGAAACCCCGGTTCCGCAAGGCCCGGCAAAAGGTGATCACCTCAATCCAACCCAGCCATTCTCTGAGCTGACATTCCGTCCGCAGCAGAAGTTGCAGGGCAAGGATATGTGGGGTGCCACCATGTTTGATCAGCTGGTGTGCCGCGTGATGTTCCATCGTCTGCGCTATGAAGGACCGTTCACACCGCCTTCTGAGCAGGGCACGCTGGTATTCCCGGGTGACTTCGGCATGTTCGAATGGGGCGGCATTGCGGTGGATACCGATCGTCAGATCGCTATTGCCAACCCGATGGCGATGCCATTTATCTCTAAACTGATTCCGCGTGGTCCGGGCAACCCGATTGAGCCGGGTGCCGATGGCGCTGCGGGTTCCGGTTCTGAATCTGGCGTGCAGCATATGTACGGCGTGCCTTATGGTGTGGAACTGAATCCGTTCCTGTCGCCGTTTGGTCTGCCATGTCTGCAACCTTCGTGGGGCTTTGTTTCCGCGATCAATCTGCAGAATCATCAGATCGTCTGGAAAAAACGCATTGGTACGGTGCGTGACAGCGCTCCGGTGCCGTTACCGTTCAAAATGGGTGTGCCGATGTTAGGCGGCCCGGTTACCACTGCCGGTAACGTGTTCTTCGTGGCGGGTACGCTGGATAATTATCTGCGCGCCTATAGCGTCCGCGATGGTCAGTTGCTGTGGCAGGCACGTCTGCCAGCGGGTGGTCAGGCAACACCGATGACCTATGCGGTCGATGGCAAGCAATATGTGGTGATCATGGCGGGTGGACACGGTTCGTTCGGCACTAAACTGGGTGATTACGTCATCGCCTATAAACTGCCGTAAACCTGATTACCTCTGTCAATCGCGCCCCCGTCGGGTTATCCGGCGGGGGCGTTTTCGTTTAGTTTCCGGATAATTCGGTGGTTCTGCGCAAGGCAGCTAAAACGCTTTGCTGTAAACCGGCCGCAAAATCACTTTTGTTCAGTTCATAGATGCCGTTGATACCGACGCCGCCCGGAGAATTGTTGATA is drawn from Pantoea cypripedii and contains these coding sequences:
- a CDS encoding MFS transporter, encoding MQDRIPGTRWYRVIAPILIVCIVSFMDRVNISFALPGGMDQDLAITSQMAGIVSGIFFIGYLFLQVPGGRTAVNGSGKRFIAWSLVAWTLVSIATGFVTNHYQLLALRFVLGVSEGGMLPVVLTMVSNWFPEKELGRANAFVMMFAPLGGMFTAPISGYIINVLDWRWLFIIEGLLSAVILLIWWLVVSDRPEEARWLPEKEKTWLLSQLGRERAAVRSVASVSKAPLKAVFRNPGLMKLVALNFFYQTGDYGYTLWLPSILKNLTGSNMAGIGLLAALPFVATILGIYAISWLSDRTGKRRLWVMVSLFCFAAALLASVILHSNVVAAYLALVVCGFFLKAATSPFWSIPGRIAAPEVAGSARGVINGLGNLGGFCGPYLVGIMTMLYGQNVAVCWLAGSLVVAGLLTTTLPKACDLKPSEGLGDMQQDNLATYKH
- a CDS encoding MetQ/NlpA family ABC transporter substrate-binding protein; amino-acid sequence: MNKKLVSVLLAASVTLLSACNKDSNNSVKVAINTGPDQALWDTVKQVAHDKYHLDVDVVAFNDYVQPNEALFNKDVDANAFQSLPYLEMQSKERGYHFAVITNTFVFPIAGYSRKIKSLKDLPDGATITISNEATTLGRSLLLLQAQGLISVKPEAGLLPTTLDITANPKNLKFVEVDTPQLARTLDDPQVYVSIINNNFAALANLSASRDGMFMEGKASPYVNAIVAREDNKDSPNIQKLKEAFQSPEVLNKANEIYKGDIIKGW
- a CDS encoding metallophosphoesterase produces the protein MFHLIFSLPGWYVIARFIAPLALPLGVKLLFSAVVLLATQYLFFSRFTSGSIMSPEMPRPVIILFNWAFCAVLFLAMLQVVIDAVGLIALLAGHPLVIAPEVRYLAGGFAMLLAAVGVHQAIRVPPVKDVVFSIKNLPAEFEGYQLLQLTDLHISKLFNGKWTAKMVEKAMALEVDLIVVTGDVIDGTLNNRRDDVAPLQGLNAPDGVFAITGNHEYFFEQARWTEHLASLGLKPLLNSHTVVTRDDASLVIVGVTDASAPNRGAPGPDLTRALSGAPINAPVVLLDHQPRNARQNAAQGADVQLSGHTHGGLIAGFDRLFAKPNGGFVSGLYAVEGMQLYVNNGTALWPGMAVRLGRPSELTRITLKRAN
- a CDS encoding glucose/quinate/shikimate family membrane-bound PQQ-dependent dehydrogenase; protein product: MSRASRILNLLTLIFSVVCAAWLLIGGVWLLSLGGSAYYLISGLAMAAFSWLLLKRKRSALYLYAAILFLTAIWAWHEAGSDYWTLVPRLDIWVLLGIWLILPFSYRQFSTSNKKPLGAMLVALLVNVALLAGSAMHDPQEINGELPLTDKAPAASTVPAEDWTAYGRTQEGVRYSPLQQINEHNVKDLQVAWQFETGDHKTANDPGEITNEVTPLKVGNMLYLCTPHQILIALDAASGKEKWRFDPKLKSDPTFQHITCRGVSYHEMPIAAESNASQPASCARRIFLPVDDGRLFALDAQTGERCQTFANNGELNLQHQQPNAYPGGYEPTSPPIVTNNMVIVAGSVTDNLSTREPSGVIRGFDINSGKLVWAFDPGAKDPNALPADGETFTANSPNSWAPAAYDAKRDIIYLPMGVSTPDIWGGNRTADQERFASGLLALHASTGKLAWFYQTVHHDLWDMDLPSQPTLADITDKDGNAVPVVYVPAKTGNIFVLNRETGKPVVPAPETPVPQGPAKGDHLNPTQPFSELTFRPQQKLQGKDMWGATMFDQLVCRVMFHRLRYEGPFTPPSEQGTLVFPGDFGMFEWGGIAVDTDRQIAIANPMAMPFISKLIPRGPGNPIEPGADGAAGSGSESGVQHMYGVPYGVELNPFLSPFGLPCLQPSWGFVSAINLQNHQIVWKKRIGTVRDSAPVPLPFKMGVPMLGGPVTTAGNVFFVAGTLDNYLRAYSVRDGQLLWQARLPAGGQATPMTYAVDGKQYVVIMAGGHGSFGTKLGDYVIAYKLP